A window of the Polaribacter sp. HaHaR_3_91 genome harbors these coding sequences:
- a CDS encoding helix-turn-helix domain-containing protein, with the protein MKAQKQPWRKKTYEKATLELKLFVVDQIQNGQISTNFASKKYDVPRTTIGYWIKKYSTLVQQNTGMSKLDEIKKLKERIEELEFVKEFQQDIIADMEIITGVDLSKKSLPKTLAKEIELKKKNRLKENGSMSVLGLVNKPSTKDSKPKKTND; encoded by the coding sequence CAACTTTAGAACTCAAATTATTCGTCGTTGACCAAATTCAGAATGGACAGATTTCCACAAACTTTGCTTCCAAAAAATATGATGTTCCTAGAACTACAATTGGGTATTGGATCAAAAAATATAGTACTTTAGTCCAACAAAATACAGGTATGAGTAAATTAGATGAGATTAAAAAACTAAAGGAACGTATTGAAGAATTGGAGTTTGTAAAGGAATTTCAACAAGATATTATTGCTGACATGGAAATCATTACTGGAGTCGATTTGTCAAAAAAGTCGTTGCCCAAAACATTAGCGAAAGAGATAGAACTAAAAAAGAAAAACCGTTTAAAAGAAAATGGTTCTATGAGTGTTTTGGGATTAGTAAACAAGCCTTCTACAAAAGACTCAAAACCCAAGAAAACAAACGACTAA
- a CDS encoding sulfatase-like hydrolase/transferase, translating into MKNSILYFFLLISFFSLKGQELVKPNIVFIYADDLGWQDTQLNDVGAVVPWETPNMLSLAESGANFSQAYASAPTCAPSRGGTMSGRMPLKTKMTHVAGGQIPNVKSSNKTIESYYPGRLQLDEVTMAEALSPLGYISGHIGKWHMAANHNIYPEAVDQGFNYQDTDRGITRSMGDRSVDFATDAEDDPYRLDEDGRPYDAVTELALGFMDDNKEEPFFLYMAHWLVHSPIQTRDLALLEYYCDKLGIPVPTTDANITTPGQTNPYYGAMIASLDWSLGRVVDYLKETDDPRNPGKKLFETTYIIFASDNGGAENHGSEIITDNFPLDLGKTHTKEGGLRTPFVITGPGIVENKVYDNIVSHLDFYPTIMEVTGADAVLDANVLNNLDGVSLFPFLSGTETEIKNSDDTERTDLFWHYPHGQDERASSAIRSGNYKLYKIYDKGGYYKAFKLYNDDGSDNDIEEIYDVIDTMDASLKNEIILKLETLLSENDVRIPQFNPDYNGDPLDNQDIVPSVVSTVFDQDTGVATATLTANAGDAIIETAYLLYRIEEADSKEIEWFEISATINGNVITAEVPEVATGVIFTLTDENNFMVLSEELSIFNPHKITLANSIGEQPFKVVDEYAELIGNITIGGTAYLQARTVEGGDGAKFYVKAPADVASITCDKITLGIISQTGDTVNVDLIIDGETQSFTYTSTNNNTPELFEFDTPVTFTQSAKEIQVITTSLSNSEGLAPRVRFVDLFFNVLGATEPLHEITLNNSELEQTFTAVDNYSELIGGTAAGSGIYLQMRTEIDPADNLEGDGAKFLVKSTEGYQSILNKVTFAAKSQKNDIVDVAITINGETQQQATYTSGGNNEGNNFEFVFNTPLTLADDEATEIKFVTTGLSNSGEDVVGRLRLQDIILHVSEFTLGIDDINKESNERLSLYPNPVKNTFSLTKEVASGILYNVYGAIAYKFENANKGIDISNLKSGVYLLKVICKDGNRKHIKLLKE; encoded by the coding sequence ATGAAAAACTCAATTTTATATTTCTTTTTGTTGATCTCATTTTTTTCTCTTAAAGGGCAAGAATTAGTGAAGCCTAATATTGTTTTTATTTACGCAGATGACCTTGGTTGGCAAGATACTCAGTTAAATGATGTTGGTGCTGTTGTACCTTGGGAAACCCCTAATATGTTGTCATTGGCAGAAAGTGGTGCTAATTTTTCACAAGCTTATGCTTCAGCACCAACTTGTGCACCATCAAGAGGGGGTACAATGAGTGGTAGAATGCCTCTTAAAACTAAAATGACCCATGTAGCTGGAGGGCAAATACCTAATGTTAAATCTTCAAATAAAACGATAGAGTCGTATTATCCTGGTAGATTACAGCTAGATGAAGTTACCATGGCTGAAGCATTAAGTCCTTTAGGGTATATATCTGGTCATATTGGCAAATGGCATATGGCAGCTAACCATAATATTTATCCGGAAGCTGTAGATCAAGGGTTTAATTATCAAGATACTGATAGAGGAATTACTAGAAGTATGGGAGACAGATCTGTAGACTTTGCTACTGATGCAGAAGATGATCCTTATCGATTAGATGAAGATGGCAGACCTTATGATGCGGTAACAGAATTAGCATTGGGTTTTATGGATGATAACAAAGAAGAACCCTTTTTTCTATACATGGCGCACTGGTTGGTTCATTCTCCTATACAAACAAGAGATTTAGCATTACTAGAATATTATTGTGATAAATTAGGAATTCCTGTTCCAACAACAGATGCAAATATTACGACTCCAGGCCAAACAAATCCATATTATGGAGCGATGATTGCTAGTTTAGATTGGAGTTTAGGGAGAGTAGTAGATTATTTAAAAGAAACAGATGATCCAAGAAATCCTGGGAAAAAATTATTTGAAACTACCTATATTATATTTGCGTCAGATAATGGAGGGGCAGAAAATCATGGGTCAGAAATTATTACAGATAACTTTCCTTTAGATTTAGGGAAAACACACACCAAAGAAGGCGGTTTGCGTACTCCATTTGTTATAACAGGACCTGGTATTGTAGAAAATAAAGTATATGATAACATAGTTTCTCATTTAGATTTTTATCCTACAATTATGGAGGTTACTGGAGCAGATGCCGTTCTTGATGCAAATGTTCTGAACAATTTAGATGGTGTAAGTTTATTTCCTTTTTTAAGTGGAACTGAAACAGAAATAAAAAATAGCGACGATACTGAAAGAACAGATCTTTTTTGGCATTACCCACATGGACAAGATGAAAGAGCATCTTCAGCTATTAGAAGTGGAAATTATAAATTGTATAAAATCTATGATAAAGGAGGTTATTATAAAGCCTTCAAATTATATAATGACGATGGGTCTGATAATGATATAGAGGAGATATATGATGTGATAGATACGATGGATGCATCTCTTAAAAATGAAATTATTTTAAAGCTAGAGACTCTTTTATCTGAAAATGACGTAAGAATTCCTCAGTTTAATCCAGACTATAATGGTGATCCATTAGATAATCAAGATATTGTTCCATCTGTTGTTTCAACAGTTTTTGATCAGGATACAGGTGTAGCCACAGCAACACTAACTGCTAATGCAGGAGATGCTATTATTGAAACCGCTTATTTACTTTATAGAATAGAAGAAGCAGATTCAAAAGAAATAGAATGGTTTGAAATTTCAGCAACTATAAATGGCAATGTGATTACTGCTGAAGTACCAGAAGTAGCTACAGGAGTTATATTTACCCTAACTGATGAAAATAATTTTATGGTTTTGTCGGAAGAACTATCAATATTTAATCCTCATAAGATAACACTTGCTAATTCTATTGGAGAACAACCTTTTAAAGTAGTAGATGAGTATGCAGAGTTAATTGGGAATATAACTATAGGCGGTACAGCTTATTTACAAGCAAGGACTGTAGAAGGAGGAGATGGAGCTAAATTTTATGTAAAAGCTCCTGCTGATGTTGCATCTATAACTTGTGATAAAATTACATTAGGAATCATATCTCAAACAGGAGATACTGTAAATGTTGATCTCATTATTGATGGAGAAACACAAAGTTTTACCTATACAAGTACAAACAATAATACTCCAGAATTATTCGAATTTGATACTCCTGTTACTTTTACACAGTCAGCTAAAGAAATTCAGGTGATAACAACCTCACTTTCTAATTCAGAAGGATTAGCACCAAGAGTGAGATTTGTAGATCTCTTCTTTAATGTTTTAGGAGCTACAGAACCACTTCATGAAATAACGCTGAATAATTCTGAGTTAGAACAAACGTTTACGGCTGTAGATAATTATTCAGAATTGATTGGTGGTACAGCTGCTGGAAGTGGAATTTATTTACAAATGAGAACAGAAATTGACCCAGCAGATAATCTTGAAGGAGATGGAGCTAAATTTCTTGTGAAATCTACAGAAGGTTATCAAAGTATATTAAATAAAGTAACGTTTGCCGCGAAATCACAAAAAAATGATATTGTAGACGTTGCAATTACCATTAATGGCGAGACGCAACAGCAAGCTACTTATACTAGTGGTGGGAATAATGAAGGTAATAATTTTGAGTTTGTATTTAATACTCCACTTACGTTAGCAGACGATGAGGCTACAGAAATAAAATTTGTAACAACAGGTCTTTCTAATTCAGGAGAGGATGTTGTAGGACGATTAAGACTTCAAGATATAATACTTCATGTTTCTGAGTTTACTTTAGGAATTGATGATATTAATAAGGAAAGTAATGAAAGGTTAAGCCTATATCCTAATCCAGTAAAAAATACTTTTAGCCTTACAAAGGAAGTAGCATCAGGTATTTTGTACAATGTGTATGGAGCAATAGCGTACAAATTCGAAAATGCAAATAAAGGTATTGATATATCTAATTTAAAATCAGGTGTATATCTGCTAAAAGTTATATGTAAAGATGGTAACAGAAAACATATAAAATTATTAAAAGAATAA
- a CDS encoding IS3 family transposase, whose product MSKQAFYKRLKTQENKRLNDEKVIAMIQEYRKLVGMRTGGIKLYDELKQDFIKQGIKIGRDKLYDVLRLHNLLVPKLKNYVTTTNSNHQFRKYKNLIKDQVPTRPEQLWVSDITYIKTDNGHNYLAIVTDAYSKQIMGYKLDNNMKTSLCSEALEMAIKNRKYPDKKLIHHSDRGFQYCNPKYTAFAEENGIMMSMTEQYDPYENAIAERINRTLKYEYGLRNCFKNTAIAQEVTKQAVYIYNNLRTLFSLELRKPAEVHLNPNIKYKSYRRNNVNLTELTI is encoded by the coding sequence ATTAGTAAACAAGCCTTCTACAAAAGACTCAAAACCCAAGAAAACAAACGACTAAACGATGAAAAAGTCATCGCAATGATACAAGAATATCGAAAATTAGTTGGTATGAGAACTGGCGGAATTAAGTTATATGATGAACTTAAACAAGACTTTATAAAACAAGGTATTAAAATCGGTAGAGACAAGTTGTACGATGTGTTAAGGCTTCATAATTTACTTGTTCCTAAGCTTAAAAACTATGTAACAACAACAAATTCTAATCATCAATTTAGAAAATATAAAAACCTAATTAAAGACCAAGTTCCTACTCGACCAGAACAACTATGGGTAAGCGATATAACATACATTAAAACAGACAATGGACACAATTACCTAGCAATCGTTACAGATGCATATTCTAAACAAATTATGGGCTATAAATTAGATAACAACATGAAGACATCACTTTGTTCAGAAGCGCTAGAAATGGCTATTAAAAATAGAAAATACCCTGATAAAAAATTAATACATCATTCTGACAGAGGTTTTCAATACTGTAACCCCAAATACACAGCATTTGCAGAAGAAAATGGCATAATGATGAGCATGACAGAACAATATGATCCTTATGAAAACGCAATTGCAGAGCGAATTAATAGAACTTTAAAATATGAATATGGACTTAGAAATTGCTTTAAAAACACTGCCATTGCTCAAGAAGTAACAAAACAAGCAGTATATATTTACAACAATTTAAGAACCCTTTTTAGCTTAGAATTAAGAAAGCCAGCTGAAGTACATTTAAATCCAAACATCAAATACAAATCATATCGAAGAAATAATGTAAATTTGACTGAACTAACAATTTGA